cttataaaataaaaaggaaacatGGGTTGAACAAAATAAGGAGAGCCCAAGAATGGtcgaatgaggaaaaaaaagaaggggaactTGCTTCGTGACTTCGACCTTGACTCAGTAAAGAGCCCTGAACTCACTTCCCCGACCATAGTGCGTTGGTGACTGATAACGAAGGACCGTGAAAAAGCCAAATCAAGTCAACTTTTGATTAAGACAAGCTAAGGAAGGAAATTCACGTGTTCATATGGCTGGTCGATGGACATTGGTTTGTCGTCTCGTCTCTCGGACAAAACTTCGGTTCTAATAAAAATATCTAGGATAATGACATTCTAACGACGTCTTGGTGGTATCCAATCACCGATGAGTTTCATGCACAAGAAATAGCGTGGACTGCGAAGTCTTTTTATCTGATTATAAAAGTAAGAATTTATATACCTAAAAAATATCATGGATGGACCAAGTCATTAAGCACCATGAAACATAAAATGCCTCAACCATCCCTCTAATAATATAGTATTTTCAACAGTTCAAGAactaatttctttctttacaATCTACACGTAATAATCAGAATCTAACGTCTCTTATCAATAACCACCCACAATAAACTATGTTAGCTAATACTTGGACAATACCAAATAATCTTGTGCCTTGCAAACAAGTTCTAAAGCTTCAATATGCAAAGGTGAAACTCAAAGTCAATCGCCTTAATTAAATAAGTCATAATACTTAAAAACTGTAGTAATTATGATTCATTTGCCAACAACTCGTTATGATAATCAAAGGTGAAAATCGGGAGAACTCCAAGCAAGGGCTTGAAATgctcttatttttcaaataagacaTGAAGTGGACATTGCCTCAAACAAAAGGCTGAAATAGTTATGGCTATTTCAAATAGGGGCTTAGCCTTGCTGGCTAGCAAAATATTCTGGCTGATTAGAGATATTTTTATCCAAATTCaggttaaattaaaattaaattagattaaaaaataaaaaaaatggaaaacactAGCTATCGCCCCATCGCCACTAGCTATCGCCCCATCGCCAATGGCTCTCGCTAGGTGAGGGCAGGTGACCCTTGCCACCCTCTCCAACTTCTGGTGAGGACTTGCTAGCCCTTGTCTCTAGTCGACGGGGGTCAccagccctcgcctaggcaTGGGTGTTGACAACCTCATTAGCCTTCGCTGCTGCTCTACCAATGATGGGATAGTGGCCATTTCCTCCCCCtcatgtttcctttttttttttttttttttttttaaagtctttttATGTaaagaaaatacagaaaaagaaaaaggaaaaaaattaaatttttaaaaggacGAAATTGCCCTTCACAACCAGTTAGTTCATGATCTTTGGGACTGATATGGGTATtccaaatccttatttgaaacaacatatactttaggctcttatttgaaaaaaaataaggatactctaggtctttatttgaaataatgttcaatttaagcccttatttaagaaaatggagGGCattttaggcccttatttgtaattttcccgGTGAAAATCTATTATTGAGATCAACAGGTGATGAGGTCTACATCGTATGATTGACCAAGCAATTGTATGCCAAATTAGTATATGTCCGGGGCAATTTCTATTTCGTCGTTCATGATGTCTTTTCAAGAGAGAATATATCGTTCATTTTCAAAGACAAAATTATCACAAAATTAATATACCATGATTGCAAATGGGGCCCTAAGAGGACATTATTGCCCAATAGACACTGGTAGTCATGACCATCCGTGCTTGGCTGTTCTCCACTAAATGCACGGAAAGATTCCCAAACAAACACGCTAAATAATTCATAGTATTTTCCAAAcccacttttgttttttcctctttttggtcCACCATCTAGGTCTGATTTTGAGGAGTCCAGATTCTTTTTTTCGATTTGGACCTGTTGATGTGTTTACATTTGCCGGTCAACAATCGCAGTTCTAATTATATTATCTACTTTTTACGTGCTCAACAAGCCCCTGACGTTCATGTTTTAAGTTAATAATCAATCGAAAAACCCATGAGTATTTTCCTCCGTAATAAAGTATTTCTCATAGTCTTTGGCTGATCTCCTGCAAGCTTTCTTTCCTCCTGTCGTAGTTGTGCTCCAATTTTAGATCGAATCTTTCATCGGACCATGCTACGTGCACGAATCATAAAAGTTCATTTGTATAGCTTGAAAGTTGAAGAcgtaaaatgaaaaatggcagTCGCGGTAACATATATggcaaaatattccaaaaagcATACACAAATAAGTAATGGTGATCCATGCATTGACAAAAAGTTCCTAAACTTGTTCACTGTCAAGTTGACCTTGCCTTTCCAAAATGTTCACACTAATGAATTGTTATCATATTGTGTAACATGGCTTACAAGTTACGAGTTACTGCTTATAGAGAATATACTAATTTCGGTATCATTCTCTTCGCTTGTTTTTCCCTGTAGGCACTATGCTTACTTCATTTGACAAAATAATTGTTCCTGTAGATTTCCtaaattgatattgaatattGTAGGTAGATTTATATGCACGTCTAACAATATGGAGAGAGTTTCAAATGTCTGATTTTTATATTACTAGTTGAGTTGTACAAGTTCTGATGATACTTGTTGAGTGTAGCATTGACGGGCACAAAAACGAGAAAGTTTGATTTTGTTTCTCAAGAAAACAAAGTACTAACAGACTAGCTCTCTTATTCCTCGCACTTCAAACTCGCGCCGTGCACACATTTAATTCACTCATTCTATTATAGACACGGCACACTCATAAGAGCTCCACCTGCTCACTCAGGTCACATCAACACAAGTACCACACTCTCTTGTTTTTGCAAGTCTAAGGTAACTTGCATCTTTGTGCTTCGTCGAAATCTGATAGAAACAGATTGTATCTATACTAGTTTGAGGCCATATAACTTCATGTAGAGGTAACTTTGTTGGGGAGGTTCAAAAGCACTTCTTGTGGAGTTTGAAACAAGTGTAGATGTAGTTGTAAACTATTCACTTAACTTCTTTGAGAGGTTAGAGACTAACTTCTTGGAGAAGTCAAAAATTGACTTCACCAGGACGTTATATAGAGCAAAGAGAGATGAGTGACAATGCAGCTACAGATTGCAATGTGAGATTTTGAATTGGtcatttaataataattattttttccctaaaacattttcaattggtTATTTCATATATATTCTATCAACTATTACCTACAtttctaattttatattatGATTCACGTACTTcaagttaaaatttaaaatcttcCCTAACTTACACTTATTTCCAAAGGGTGGGAATTAACTTGTCTAATCTTATCCCCGATTTCAAGGTAGGAACCGATTCCCCATAACATGATGCGGTCATAGTCGGCTTTAATTGCAAATCAAGAAAGTACTATTCTTAATAGACAACTTTTACGAATAAGGAAGAAATGCATTTATATTAGAAAGTTTTTGTACAAAGTAGCGATAAGAAAGTTGCCTTGGCGTAAATGACCAGAAATATATGTTGGCATAAACAAAGAAGCAATAACCTTGCTAAAAAAACCTCTATATCTTGTCCTTAATGTAAGAATTAGGCTATATTAATTTTGATTGCATATATCTTGCGGATATTAGTAAATCTGTTTATTGCAAGGGCCTAAACTTACCAAGAAATACACGCTAGACTAATaaacaacaaaagcaaaatggaaaaattgtcaaaaaaatcataatctaTTGTAtagatgtcaattcaatcttaaacctttcagtttagctaatttaattataaaccttgtgacaatttgttaattatttacccgaaattgctgatatggatGCCGACCATATTACGTGGAATAACTGGTactgacatggacaatttttgcaatgATTAAAGATAGGGGACctacctaatttgattggaaatttaGAGAAGTCGAAAGGAAACTAGCATGGACTCCTCATCAGCGATGAGAAAGTTAGGTGATGCTTTTGGACACCTGAAGATGCTTTGAGGAGGAACATGCAGCGCATATGGCCCTGACTAGGAGCCCTTCTTTAAATACTAATCATTGCTAATTGCAtcatgtaataaaaaaatatgacgGTTCAGCATCCAAACTTGAGTGTCTTCCACGCCGAACCTCGCACCTCCCCCGGGTGATCACTAGCTTGGAAAGAGAGCTTTGTCTAGCCTGCTTTGGTTTCATTACCATTTGTTTTTATGTTTCTGTCTGTCCTCCTTCCAGAGCTAAAAGTTGAGCTAACATGGATCCAACGGTTGATAACAAACTGTCTAGAGATGCCAACGGTTCCTGTAtataggggtgatcggttcccggtttggtccggttccaccttggaaccgggaaccggaccgggagcaccggttcccaaaattgcgaaccgtggaccggaccatttggtcctaggaccggaaccggaccggaccatcggttccatcggttccggtccggtcagtccggtccaaaaaaatcaactatacttttttttgcactaaagaacTAAAGAGTGACCGCGCTCTTGACCGATCAATTCACCCGATTCTCgggcaattcaacaaaactaatcacacgtgttccacgtgcaaaatattcaaacttcacttgtgtgattCACGGGATCTCTTGAAGTCTTAGTCCCACGTTGAAACTATCAAggagattttttctataaataaaagagtaataaaagGATTTTAATGGTttttggccacataagaggttgctacctcaaattgcaattttggttgcaataagttatcatgtttatatgttttattaattctatgtatataaattatatataaaacagtttggttcggtccggtcggtccggttcggtccgttcccaccttgaaaccgggaaccggaccgagccgccaccggttccaagattaggaaccggggaccggaccgccgaccgtgggaaccgcccaaaaccgaccggttcggtccggtccggccggttccggttcgggcggttcccattgcacacccctactgtATAGATCAATTTGCAAGTTCTTTTAGACTTGAATGCTCTGACCACCAGCTGGCCGGTCGCCAGAGCTTCGACTTTAGTGATTTGCATATTTTACTACCGAATCTACTCTCGAGATTTGTTTCACTGTCTTATCTATTTTAGGTAAGGGAAAATGTGATAGTGGTCAGGCGGCGCCTCTTTGATTcattaataatataaatgaaaCTATCTATTTCATTCTGacacttttaataatttcatgatGTGGAATGTTTTATTCACAATTTTGAGTTGATAAAAGGGAAAAGGGtgcgacctctctctctctcgctgaaAAGCGAATCTCGCTCGAACGTGTTTATGGTGGCCTAGAAAAGCAAAATTCAACCTCTTCACTTTCTTGCCAAAAACTGAAGTATCTTTGTAAATCTTGAAATGTGATgaaagattatattaaaatcTAATAAGGAAAATCATTTTGCTAGTAGCAAGGAAAAAAGACACTTttgatatagtataaaactaaaaaaatctctttttcatcattgatcttatgacaatttatctatttttttgtctCTCTTAATTCAAAAGCACACTTTTCCAGTGAACtttatattaatttcattagtcaATCATATACATTAAGTCTCTTTATATGCTATATTAAAGAATTTATCTATTTTCCTTATTATATTGTTGAGGTACTTTTATATATAGCACGTGACACTACAAACATTATGCATAATGAggtgtcttgattttttttttttttttggtaagcaattcaaagattatattaatttttgtcaatccaaaataacaatattttgttggcatttccaaaaaaaaaatgatttaattaaatttcatccaCTTAATGATTTATCCATGAATATGACCAACAACGTAGAAAGAAttagatttttggaaatttctctttttgacaaaacgAATTTTTATGGGAGTAATtctaacaatgaaaaaaaaaacttggctCCTTTAACATACGTGCAAAATCTACAATAAACAAGAACTAGGCGtatgaaattcttaattatggtaAGTAGATCTTACATAGATATagaaaaactaagaaaaaaaggaaagtaaataaatttgagatCACAAAtctaaattgcaattgaatgataggggcaattttgtcctTTTGATGAAGATTAGGTGGATTTAGTGAAATATGAAATGGAAATAGCGCtgccaaaaaacaaaagtcaaTCTGGAGGTACCAACTGGTCGACTGAAAAAGCATCGTTTATTGTCCAACCACATTACCTACGCTGATTCTTTCGTTGCAATGGACGGCCTACCATTTCTCCATCTTCAAGCTCTTGTAATTCTCTTTGGCCAAGTCTCGGTGGAAAGCCTTACCATgtcggaagaagaaaaagctgtACCATTTACTTTCTAGTTATAGGTAGAAAAGAAGCATGTACTTATAAATTCGAGAAAAACTGGCGAATGTCCTCtaaccactttttttttttttttttttttgggttggtacaaaattatttcattttaaaaaggaCATGTCGTTGGAGATATATATGTGCTTCAGAACATGACAAGTCCGGAGCGGGTGAAATGGGGCCCAATTTAAAGGAAGAGTGTTGTGGAGCTTAGCTTTTACGGTCCAATCAGCAACATTAAGGTTGGGCAAAAAAGTCAATAAACTGCTGCATTCTTCAAGCAGTAGTCTCGTTGTCTTCCCTCCCACATGGGCCGCTCGAGACCAAGTACTTGCTGAGCTAAGGACAAGTCTTCAGACCCACTTTTGAAAGGCTGAAGACCTTGCAGTCTTCACCTCCCGTGCAAAAGCCCCGATCAGCTTTCCTGTTGAGTCCCCGCAAACACCAGCAACGGCGCCGGAGTTTGATTCTCAAGGAAGGTGCCGTCGACGTTGAGTTTCAGAGACCCGCTCGGAGGTAAATTTTCTCCGATTTGTTGCGGCTTTTCTTGGTCTTTGTATTCCATCTCTCACAAAATGCATGAGGCTAGGGCCGCTGTTACTACTCCTTGCGGATCCGGTTTTGGATGAAATTCAAGAGCCACTGATCTGTGCTCGAGAGGCCGTGACTTGAAATCGGGATCTGAAATGTGGAGTTCGCCCAAATTTCATTTCGTCCAGGGGCACAAGAGGAACATGCGTTCTGGGGTTTCTGGACTTGATTTACACAGCGGGCATAGGTAATACTCTTCTCCTGCAGAGGTTTTCTGTTGTGGGTAATGCATCATGGCATAGGTTCCATGGGAAAAAATCTAGTTTGGGTGGGGAACCCTCTAACCCCTTTTTTTGGCTACCCCCTAACCACGTTAAAACGTGCAATAATTCTGTTAAATATCtttcgaaatttcaattttccttcttcccgatttcttgttttatttgtttgcgggaattttccttttttaatcttCAACTATCTGCTGTTTACTTCTACTAGTGTTGGACCACGTGCGTCGCACATGACCTGGTGATGTTGGGCTGTAATTTATCATCCCCCAGGAGGACTCTGCCCTTGTCCTCTTTTTGTTGACTCCTCTCTGTTTCTGTTCGCCTCCTTGTCTTCACTTTGAGAAGTTATAGTCGATCTTCCTGCGCTGAACCCTCCCACTTGGCTCTGTTTACAGAACGCTTATCTTCTTTGGGTGAATACAGCTGAGAGGATCGGCCTTCAGATGGGATCGGACGGAGGTCCGGCTCTAATCACCATCCTCGCTTTGGCTGTAGCGAGAGTGTAAGTGCTCTAACTTCACTTCTTTTCGATCTCCTGTTGACAGATAATGCACAATAAGATAAGACTTTGCTCCCTTACATCTTCAATTCACGTTCCTTATATTATGCCTTGATTAGATTGCAAGTCTGTAATTTTTGTCCCGCGAACTCAAGGAGAAGTAGGGACTCAAAGTCGAGAACAGATGATGGGtctggagaagaggaggaggcgtTAAGGAAGGGCTCGGAGTCAACCTCGAGAACCGACGATGCTTCTTGTGAAGAGTACGACGTGTTCCTGAGTTTTCGTGGACCGGATACTCGTAATGGATTCACCAATTGCCTCTACAATGGCTTGAGAGATGCTGGAATTCGCGTTTTCTTGGACGACGAAGAACTCCAAGTTGGTAAAGTAATTGCTGGAGAGCTTTCGAAAGCACAAGACAATTCTCGAATCTACATACCTATCTTGTCTAAGGGTTATGCTAAAAGTTCGTGGTGTCTCCGTGAGGTTGCGCACATGGTAGAATGTACCTCAAAATCAGATGGGAAGAAAGAGATACTTCCCATCTTCTACAACTTGGATCCTGACGATGTCAAGCTCAAAACCAAGTTATACAGAGAAGCCATGACCAACCACAAGAAGAAGTTTAGCTCCGATGATTTGAAGCATTGGGAAAATGCCCTTGTTGAGGTTGCACGTATAAAGGGGTGGGTTCTTAAAGGCAAAGGGTAAATTTCCTCGACCTTTTATGGTTACGCACATTATTTACATTTAATTGAATGAAAGTTTGTCCCTCGAAATTCCCAAACATAAAGCATTTGGACATTTTTTTTGAGATTTGCATTAGAAGTAATTGAAACTAGACCTAAACAACCGAGAACCCACAATGGAAAATAGCAaatggctaattttttttttttttaaagcacaaCAAGTTGGGTCAAACCCAACTTAAACAAGGCATTTTTCTAATTCATGTTGGGTTAAGCCAATATCACCAGATAAGTAAGACCAACATTTTACTTAATTAGATTTTTCACTTAATCGACTATTTTACTTAACCATATTACCACAATAAGTATAGTAGAAATCATGCGATTTTCTGTATTTTTCACCTCCGGTGGTAATGAAAAATTCTGTACAATACCTTaccaaaaaactaaaataaaattctgTACAATAATAAACTCCTGTGAGATTGTTAAATTAATTGGAGTAttgcaatttgaaaattatacCAATAGATGATTagaattttttctaaaaagagtGAATAATTAACCGTAAAAAAGTGCACATGCGATACATCTATGCAAAAAAAGGGGGACATTTAAGAGATCTTACGAAATTTCCCTATTATGAAATATTAGAATGAATAacttaatgaaaagaaattattggcaTAGTATGAAGAAATTCAACACATAAACGGGAAAAGTGAAATATATTTACAAGATTTATACGGAAGGGGTAATGTTAATTTAAAACCAATGTCTACGGACAAGCGTCTGCGTGCACAAGAAGAAGCTTGGCCCTGATGGATTGAAGCGGTGGAAGAACGCTCTTGCAGAGGGGAATTTTCCTGCACTTTTTCTTTGGAAGAAACTTTGCGTGTCCA
This genomic stretch from Eucalyptus grandis isolate ANBG69807.140 chromosome 3, ASM1654582v1, whole genome shotgun sequence harbors:
- the LOC104439829 gene encoding TMV resistance protein N-like isoform X2, whose product is MGSDGGPALITILALAVARVLQVCNFCPANSRRSRDSKSRTDDGSGEEEEALRKGSESTSRTDDASCEEYDVFLSFRGPDTRNGFTNCLYNGLRDAGIRVFLDDEELQVGKVIAGELSKAQDNSRIYIPILSKGYAKSSWCLREVAHMVECTSKSDGKKEILPIFYNLDPDDVKLKTKLYREAMTNHKKKFSSDDLKHWENALVEVARIKGWVLKGKGQREQIESIVEEVSRKLNTRHRIVTEHLVEDTAQLEAIMKLLDVGSSGVRFVGIHGMGGVGKTTLAKVMFNKLSIHFERSGFLEDVRASLQPHGGLLELQKKLLSDLAGDGVANQIKDVDGGIRMIKKY